Within Pseudomonadota bacterium, the genomic segment TGTCACGGTCGGCGTGGGTGTCAGCTACTGTCTCGATCGTTGATACGACTACTGGCGCGATTTTGCCAGATTCGCCAAGTGTTACCGTGAAGAGCGGAAGCGCGGCAGATTTGGTTCGTCAGGGAGCCTCTTTGGGCGGAGATGCTCTGATCTCTGCGCTTACCAAGGAGCTTGCACAGAAGCTCTCCCAAGAGTCAATTATGCTCATTCGTCCCCCGAAGGTGCTCACTATTACCGGTAATCAAGTGATGATCAATCGGGGCACCGAGGCTGGGTTCGACGTGGGAGTAAATGTCGAATTCTTTGTGACAGAGGATGTAAAGGACGACGACACCGGAGAGGTGTTCAAGAACGAGGTGCTTGTCGGCGCTGGTACGATTAATCGCGCCGATCCTCAGAAGAGTTTTGCCGAGCCGAGTGGCGAGAATCTTGGTATCGCCAAGAACTGCGTCGTACGAATTACTAAGGGTAGTGCACAAAAGCCTAAGGCGAACGTCGCTCAAAAAAATCCAGTAGCCCCCGATCCAGTCAATCAGGGATCCGGAGAGAAGCCGCTTGCTTTTAACTAAGGGGGGGTAGAATTATGAAGAAAGCGCTCGTGAGCCTTGTGCTCTTAGCCTGTGTCGGATGCTGGGGCACCTCTGGTACTGAAACTGTATCGGTTACCGGCCCTAACGGTGAGTCTACCTATACAACCTATATACACGCAGCAAATCAGCGCCTGGCGCGGCGTGTTGCGGTTATACGGGTGGATCGCATGGAGATTGGGGGGCTAGTCAAAAGTGCTGTAACGCTTCAATCCAGGACAACAGATACCGAGGCGGTTCAGTATCGTTGGGTATGGTTTGACTCGCACGGCTTTGAGGTAAACAGCTCCTCACAGGCCTGGCACCCAGTTTTGGTGTACGGCAAGCAAACGACCTCCGTACAGGGTGTAGCGCCGAATCCTAGCGCCAAAGAGTTTAAGCTTCATCTACGATATCAGGAATAGTTACAGGAGATAAATTATGAAGAGATTATTAGTACTCACACCACTTCTTGCAGTTGCTGCTCTGTCTAGCGGATGTGCTGCAACAACCGTTCAGTACGGCGATGCGCAAGCTCTTAGCACCGTTTCGACGGATTTTGGATCCTCGGATCTTCAGCAGATCGCAGCATCCCTGGTGGACTCAATGTTGACCTTTCCCCCGGTAGTTGAGGAGACTAGTAGGCGTCGGCCGGTATTGGTGATTGACCGCGTAAAGAACAAGACCATGCAACATATCGACACGGAGTCCGTTACGGATTCGATTAGAGCTCGCATGCTGAAGTCTGGTAAGTTTAGGTTTATTGATCGCACGACCGATTCTCACGCGATCGATGAGGTGCGTTACCAACAGGAGAGCGGATTAGTAAAGAAGGGCAGTGCTGTAAAATTCGGACAACAGCTCGCTCCAGAATACATACTGACAGCCAATTTCTCTGAGATCGAACAACGCAACAGCGATACCACGGATGTTTATTACAAGTTCACCATGAACTTAAAGAACCTGACTACAGGCATCCTTGAGTGGTCAGATGAGAAGGAGATCCGAAAAACAGCAACGCGCTCTATCTTTGGCAGATAGAGAGTGTGGGCGATCAGATCTTACGCCACGCCCGCACAGTCGAGAAAACCCCCGGTATAATCGGTAGGTAGGACTGCGTCTGAGTTGGGTCGCTCGGCTTTAGTAGGGGCAGCTCAAGCGCCTGCGCCTGTGCGTTATGAGTAAAGAATTCATCACAGGCCTGACGGATGCCCGGCTCATTGTTGGCGTGATGAGAGAGGATAAGCTCCCTGTTCTCTGGCGTAAGTGCGGGCAGATAGTCGTGTACTATTAGGAGTCCCCCCGACTTTACCAGTGGAAAATATAGCGCTAGATCTCGCTTTACTCCCTGATAGGAGTGGTCGCCATCTATAAAGATCGCATCCGCTAGGCGACCTCCACGCTTATACTCCTGAGCGATAATAGGGGCTGCGATATCTGAGTTCATCTTTAAGTGGCGCGCATCGTTACCTAGCTCTCGTAGCACCTGGTAGAACTGACTCTGTCCGGTTGGCTCAACGGCGATGGCTGAGATCGGAAGCCCATGGGTGCGTAGAGCGATACAGCTCTGCAGGAGTGAGGCACCGGCATACGAACCTACCTCAGTAAATAAGACCTCTCCCTGTGCTGCTTGGCACTGTAGCTGCGAGGAGAGTAGCCAGAAGAGTTGAAAGCGCTCGTTTTCTGACATCTGGCTTTCGATGCCTAAGAGCGCTACGTCGTGGCGCGCGAACTCCTCTGCGATACGGGGAGAGATTGCGGCGTTGATCGGAAAGCGCCCAGGTTTTTCAAACCATACACCCGTATCGTCGATGCTGGTCATAATCGGATTGATCTGTTTGGTAATAAAGAACTCCTCGCACGCTTTACGACATCCCTCCCAGTAGCCGAAGTCATCGATC encodes:
- a CDS encoding DUF1425 domain-containing protein; this encodes MKKALVSLVLLACVGCWGTSGTETVSVTGPNGESTYTTYIHAANQRLARRVAVIRVDRMEIGGLVKSAVTLQSRTTDTEAVQYRWVWFDSHGFEVNSSSQAWHPVLVYGKQTTSVQGVAPNPSAKEFKLHLRYQE
- the lpoB gene encoding penicillin-binding protein activator LpoB, which translates into the protein MKRLLVLTPLLAVAALSSGCAATTVQYGDAQALSTVSTDFGSSDLQQIAASLVDSMLTFPPVVEETSRRRPVLVIDRVKNKTMQHIDTESVTDSIRARMLKSGKFRFIDRTTDSHAIDEVRYQQESGLVKKGSAVKFGQQLAPEYILTANFSEIEQRNSDTTDVYYKFTMNLKNLTTGILEWSDEKEIRKTATRSIFGR
- a CDS encoding class I SAM-dependent methyltransferase, producing the protein MSTNLDLQPPSSDVQALLLQATKLLQASSVEDAFNVTLSAKALRTPLINLDLVRAACFINMHRPQEALESLREELHLFPGNIDAQRLFDQLSQEIGYTGAVSTIDDPDFNQLLKVIRPYTMLSTERLYRLFSHARRICLENIPGNFVECGVAAGGSSALLAYVIRRYSRSPRFVWCFDSFSGMPPAGAHDKHDGTPADLTGWGTGTCAAPLASLERLADELGVRDLLRPIEGLFESTLAPSKNWVGMISLLHLNAEWYSSTKTPLETFYDRVVDRGLIQIDDFGYWEGCRKACEEFFITKQINPIMTSIDDTGVWFEKPGRFPINAAISPRIAEEFARHDVALLGIESQMSENERFQLFWLLSSQLQCQAAQGEVLFTEVGSYAGASLLQSCIALRTHGLPISAIAVEPTGQSQFYQVLRELGNDARHLKMNSDIAAPIIAQEYKRGGRLADAIFIDGDHSYQGVKRDLALYFPLVKSGGLLIVHDYLPALTPENRELILSHHANNEPGIRQACDEFFTHNAQAQALELPLLKPSDPTQTQSYLPIIPGVFSTVRAWRKI